GTACAAATTGTAGAAAGGTATAACTATGTGAataagtattatataaataaatatatatatatatatatatatatatatatatatatatatatatatatatatatatatatataaaataagtattatatatatataaaataagtattatatatatataaaatcagtattatatataaatatataagtattatatatatattatataatgtaaaaagtGTCAGAAACTCACCTGGAAGTAGAATCCGTTATACGAGCAACCACATTGCTCTACAGGCACACAGTTGTTTCCACTCCTTACAAAGCCTTCATTACAGAAACAACCCTCTCTGCATGTTCTCTCACATGTGACATTTATGCTGCTGGTACAGGTATGACCACAGTCAGAGCCACACAGCTCATAGTGACTGTTCGCAGGGCAGATTATCGCTGAGGAATTAACACACATATAATGGTATGACCTTTTACTACACAACTACTGTTACACATCACATATATCCATCTGTTAAACCAACATGCTGACAAATGATTTTCAATGGTTTATaggtttaaaatattataaggAGAAAATATAGATTAAcagttttaattttcttttaatccACTTACGACATGTTGTATTTTCTCTCCAGGGATAAATCCTGACATTGGCAGACTGGCAGGCACTAACATATGTCTCAATGGATCGGCACAGTACATCGTTTCTGTGCTCAGATAGGCATAGATCAAAGACACAGTCGTTATAATAGGCAAGTGGATCAACATCAGCGTGACAAAAACTCAAAGGACCCTGATTGTCTGTTAGGATTCCACACAGAGATTGTGCTCTAGAGGGGTCTTGGCATTGTGGGCAGGAGTCTCCACATCCATTACATCTTGTTTCATTCCCCACTTTCCAGTCAGCTCCAAACTCTGCAGCAGAAAAACTGAGCCTGCCAGATTGCAAACGGAAATCATCATTGCTGTCACCATTGAAGTTACCACAGAGGCCACATGTGGCTCCACTGTAATTCCCTGGAACTGTGATTAGAACCACCCAAGAGCCATCATAGCTCACACTTAGGCCAAAGTCAgttgtaataaatgtatttcttcCATTGGAGTAAACTGACACACGGCCAGAGTCGACAACAGCAGGAAGATTCCTGGTTTCACTGTCAATCTGacgaaaagaaagaaaaatgtacatttacaagccaatccagaatgacttacatttatgtcatttatacagctgagcagttgaaagttaagggccttgctcaggggcccagcagtagtaTTGAACTCCTGTCCTTCCAAACAGACCTTCCACCTTAATcagactgtatttatttatctaatgtatactgtaaattgtaatattttaatttctcactgaataaatactgtttttctttatcagacttttttttttaaactcaccTCAGCTGTGCCATACATGTCGCGTGAAACATGTACCAGGTGTCCTGAAACATTGACATAAACTTCCACAGTGATTGACACTGAGAGTCCATTCCATGGTTCATTTCGTGCAATTACTTGAAAATATGGTAGTCCTAGAGTATCATTACATACAGTTGCCAGTGTATAGTGGCATGTGCCCTGGAAGTCAAATGTATGTCCATCGAAAGTAGTGTAATGGGGGTCCCCTGAAGCAGAGCATGTGGCACTGGGTCGAGGATGGCAGCCATATTCTCCGTCAATGACATGGCATATTTCATGATCTTGGCAAGATGATGAACTACAGTTGACAAAACCTGATGTCCCATCACAGACACAATGGAACTGGCACTGCTGACCAAACCAGAACTGCTCTCCACTCTGTCTGTAGCGGCCTTCATGAAAGCACCCACAACCCATAGGGGGGACACACTGGTCTCCACTTAGCACTAGCCCATTATCACACTGACATCCCTCCTGGCAGAGCCGGGAACAAGGGAATGGAAAAGACAGACTAGGACAGGCTGCAGGGCATGAAGTGCCACATTCCTCATAGTGGCTGTGGGCTGGGCACTGGAAAtctgaaaaaaagttttatataacTATGTATTGctctttaaaacactttttataaAACCTCATCCAACTATTCTAAAGTCTTGTTGTAAGCTACTATTTTACTCACCACAGTTGGTGATATTTCTCCATTCTCCGACACTGACGCCACTTTGCTGGCAGAGTACAGCGTAGGCTCGTAGAGCCTCACACATGGCTTCTCTGGCACCATGGGTCTGTCCCAAATTGTCTCTGCAATTTCCTATCCAAATCTGAGGGTCCAGGATGCTATGGCATAGAGCAAATGGTCCATCTCGAGAAGCCATGATGTTGCAGTGATCAGTGAAGTTCTCTTCTGGTTGTACATTTGAGTCTACACAGAAGGCTGAAAGAGATCCAGTTCTCCAGCTATCCCCAAACTCCTGTGAACTATTTAACAAGACTCCACCAGGGCCATAAAACTCGTCTTCAACATTTCCATTGAAATTCCCACACAGACCAGTAAGTGCACCAGTGTAGGTGTTGGGTGCTGTGATTCTAATTAGGTGTGACCAGTCTGATCTTACAGTTACCCCAAATGAAGTTTCCATAATTATACTGTTCACACTGCTATGATAGATAAGGATTTGACCATTGCCAACACTGTAGGGTAGAGCAACAAAACGTCCATCAACCTGGATAAGAAAACAATAggttgccattttaaataatctaGACAAGATTCAATAATTAATATTCTCAAGCATTGTGACAGACATATATAGGGATTTTAATGAACTGTtttataaatctatatttaataATCTTACCTGTATATTTCCGCCTTCTCTCATTTCTAGAGATATCTGAAATCCCCCTGCCTCAAATCTCAGGATCTTAGAAAACCCAGAAGGACCCATGGGGATTCTCTGCAGTGTTACTGCAAAGTTAGGTAGTGGTGATTCATTAACTCTGGTGAGGATGAGTTCACAGGCTCCTTGATACCTGAAATCTACTTCATCAAAGGTGTGATATGAGCCTAGACGGTCAACCCAACAGGTGGCGTAACTGGTAGGTCTGCATCCCCTTACACCATTATTGATGGTACACACCTCCTGTGGACCACATTGATGATGTTGGCAGCTCATTACCATGTTGCTGCAGGTGCATAGCCTGCCACAGTCATTGTCCAATAGCACTGATTGACCCTCAACATAATAAAGTCCATTAAAAGTGCAGCCACAGTTACTTTGATTAACACATATACCTCCACTTAGGACATAACCTGCATCACAGATACAGCTTTCCTGATATGGTAAGGTGCAATTTAAAGGTGAAGAAGGGTTGCTGCATGTTGCTGGGCAGCTTGTTCCCAGGAACTCAGGGTGACTGTGCTCCGGGCATGGCAATTCTGGGAGTAGATTGTAGCAGAAGAGTATGATTAAATTTAAAACTTAAACAAAACAGACCAATTATGgacatataaaaaagaaatatttaacttGCCACAAAATCCTCTTCTTCTCCATTGACCTAGCTGTACGCCCCGCTGTTGACACTGCGTAGCATAAACACTGATTGATAGACACAGAATTGGTTGGTATCCACCACCCACACATTGATCGTAGACACAGCTGTCTAAAAACGTGTGTGGTGACAGAATAGAGTGGCAACTGGCAAAAGGACCACTAGCATCTACCAAGATTCCACAGTGGTCTGAGTTACTGTAAAGGTTGCTCTGATATGTTGTACAACCTGCACATGCCAGCCCTGAGCACCCGTCAATCTGACAGCCAGgatctgtgtctctcactgccTTCCAGGAATCTCCAAAGCCCACGTCTGAGCTCAGGATTTCTCCTGAAGGTGTGCGAAAGTCATCTTGTTGGTGGTTGAAGTTACCACACAGGCCACATGTGGCATTTTGGTAGTCATAAGGCACATTGATGGTTGCATATGAATACGCATCGTATGTAACAACTAGTCCAAATGCTGTACTGATTACAATAGAAAAACCTGACCGATAAACTTGAATAGAGCCGTTGCGGAGACTGAAAGGTGTTGTTGTGAAGGTTCCATTCACCTGGAGGCACAAAGGAACTAAAATCAGCTAATTGATAAAAAATTGGAAAAGATTAATTTAAGTGTAATGATGCTCACCTTGGCCTCATATGGATGATCTTTTACTAATTCCAGTATCTCGTCATAGACGAATACCCTGACCAGGCGTGTCCAGGACACATGTGCACTGCCTCGATGATCATTTTTTCCTTCAATTCGATAGTAAGGCAAGCTGTTGCCACAGGCCTGccaagaaaataatgtttattttttttttatcccctaCATTTTGTCATAgtgaattatattataatataaattatttaaacctcagacaAGATGTAAGTGCAGGTTCCTTGAAAGTGAAAGATTTGATTATCAAATGTATAGTAGTGGGGATCTCCAGAAATAGTGCAAGTTTGGCGTTGTACATTTTGGCAGCTATACTGTAAAGCAGCCGGTTGACAAGCTTGAGCAAATGTACATGGCTGAGAGATGCACTGGAGACCACTGCGGGTGCAAGTGCATTTACGCTGGCAAGTGTTATCTGTCCAGAATATGGCACCTAGTTGCACAAAGTTACCTGGTAGAATAAAGCAGTTAGATTAATTGTAGtttgtacaaatattttttcaacAGCAAGAATTAATTGTATAGTGTGAAAGAATTACCATTAAACTGACAGCCCCGTGATCCTTGATCTACACGGAATGCCCATCTGCCTGTGACATTCACATTGCTGCTATAGGTAAAACTTTGGTAGTTGTATTGAAATGACCCAGGAATTGAGAAATAGTAGCTGGAGTCAACTGTGTCATAAccagcctaataataagaagaacaaTTTATAAGATAAATGTATTAACTAAGCTTTGTTAACTTCAACTAGGTTAAAAAATGCTAATCAATAATGTCACTAAATGATGCATACCTGCACATTCCGGGTTGTTGGAGCAATCACACCATAGTTCATCAGAATAAATGAAGAAAGGCCGTTGGAAATCAAAACTACTTGAAAAGATGTTTCCTGAAAAGGGATGCAAAAACATCAAAGCCTTAAAAAAACAGCTTAatgaaatatgtatttatttcacagATCTCATTGTTACAATTTTGAAGACATTCTCTGTAAACGTCATTGTGGTGGTTATTTGAATTCTAAGAATATCATCTTACCGTATTACTATACGAAAAGTAGGCTACTCTATCCCACGTTGCAACAAAGACCCAAGTAGCATTGAAACTCAGCTGTGGGAAATACTGATTTATGTCTTGTGTAGCTTGAGTCAGAACACTGCCTGAAGTGAACTGTTGATATGAGATGACTCCATTTCCACGATTATCAATGTCAGTCCAAAATGGAGCAATTATGTCTCGTCCACCATTCACAGGGAATTGGTAGGGAGTGTAACTGGACCATGCTTGATCAAAGGTTAGATGGCCATTGTTGTTCACCTACAAAAAAGATCATCTCATTAAAAACATCACCTTATTCAAATCATTCACCTTAATCTGTTTTACATGAATCAATTAATTTATTCTGTAAACTGTATCTAAATTgctcatatattttttatcatccATGTTACAATATGTGACTCTTATGTTTACAAAACCACATACAAATAGAGCTTCAGATGAATGCTAGTTAACTTAAAGAACTTCAGTGACCACAGAACAGTACATGGTTCTTATTAAACCTAGCATATTCTTTGTTATCATTTATCTCCATACTTGTGGGTTGCAAGAGAGTAAACTAGCATTCATGagttgttaatttttttctaacGTGGCACTTTATTTTCAAGTAATCTTGTGGACTCTAAACATATTCAGgtcaattacattttatttgtattgctgtTAATGGTGAACATCTGGACCACATTCTGCCAACTGACTAGCAGATCAAATAAACCTGAAGCCCAGATTACAACCCTTATATGGATGGTTCTGGCCCATGGGATATGTTTGCACACATGGTCTAGCTTGaccaaatactaaaaaaaaatgtagcttaCAAACACTTGGTTGTATGAGcttccaaaatatataaatggttGCTGAAGAACAATAAGAGATGAACTTCCATCATCTATCCGTGAATTTACAATGTCTCCAGTTCCATATGGGTAAAAGGGACCTAATACAGCAGATCAGAtacacaaaacattaaatagtcaaaatgaatattaatataaacattattttttaaaattggaATATTACACATTAATAAGGCATACAAtgcaattaattcattaatatatagttaatatatgatatataattaagtatattaatataaaccaaataGTGTAGTATTTACAAAATATGTAGGTATTTACAGtc
The Tachysurus fulvidraco isolate hzauxx_2018 chromosome 7, HZAU_PFXX_2.0, whole genome shotgun sequence DNA segment above includes these coding regions:
- the LOC113661809 gene encoding alpha-tectorin-like isoform X48; translation: MRCLIPLCVLILHVGQSRSLLTAVHVTRSPSTVYPNMTQSTVDTSTTQSTGPFYPYGTGDIVNSRIDDGSSSLIVLQQPFIYFGSSYNQVFVNNNGHLTFDQAWSSYTPYQFPVNGGRDIIAPFWTDIDNRGNGVISYQQFTSGSVLTQATQDINQYFPQLSFNATWVFVATWDRVAYFSYSNTETSFQVVLISNGLSSFILMNYGVIAPTTRNVQAGYDTVDSSYYFSIPGSFQYNYQSFTYSSNVNVTGRWAFRVDQGSRGCQFNGNFVQLGAIFWTDNTCQRKCTCTRSGLQCISQPCTFAQACQPAALQYSCQNVQRQTCTISGDPHYYTFDNQIFHFQGTCTYILSEACGNSLPYYRIEGKNDHRGSAHVSWTRLVRVFVYDEILELVKDHPYEAKVNGTFTTTPFSLRNGSIQVYRSGFSIVISTAFGLVVTYDAYSYATINVPYDYQNATCGLCGNFNHQQDDFRTPSGEILSSDVGFGDSWKAVRDTDPGCQIDGCSGLACAGCTTYQSNLYSNSDHCGILVDASGPFASCHSILSPHTFLDSCVYDQCVGGGYQPILCLSISVYATQCQQRGVQLGQWRRRGFCELPCPEHSHPEFLGTSCPATCSNPSSPLNCTLPYQESCICDAGYVLSGGICVNQSNCGCTFNGLYYVEGQSVLLDNDCGRLCTCSNMVMSCQHHQCGPQEVCTINNGVRGCRPTSYATCWVDRLGSYHTFDEVDFRYQGACELILTRVNESPLPNFAVTLQRIPMGPSGFSKILRFEAGGFQISLEMREGGNIQVDGRFVALPYSVGNGQILIYHSSVNSIIMETSFGVTVRSDWSHLIRITAPNTYTGALTGLCGNFNGNVEDEFYGPGGVLLNSSQEFGDSWRTGSLSAFCVDSNVQPEENFTDHCNIMASRDGPFALCHSILDPQIWIGNCRDNLGQTHGAREAMCEALRAYAVLCQQSGVSVGEWRNITNCDFQCPAHSHYEECGTSCPAACPSLSFPFPCSRLCQEGCQCDNGLVLSGDQCVPPMGCGCFHEGRYRQSGEQFWFGQQCQFHCVCDGTSGFVNCSSSSCQDHEICHVIDGEYGCHPRPSATCSASGDPHYTTFDGHTFDFQGTCHYTLATVCNDTLGLPYFQVIARNEPWNGLSVSITVEVYVNVSGHLVHVSRDMYGTAEIDSETRNLPAVVDSGRVSVYSNGRNTFITTDFGLSVSYDGSWVVLITVPGNYSGATCGLCGNFNGDSNDDFRLQSGRLSFSAAEFGADWKVGNETRCNGCGDSCPQCQDPSRAQSLCGILTDNQGPLSFCHADVDPLAYYNDCVFDLCLSEHRNDVLCRSIETYVSACQSANVRIYPWRENTTCPIICPANSHYELCGSDCGHTCTSSINVTCERTCREGCFCNEGFVRSGNNCVPVEQCGCSYNGFYFQIGEQFWTEHCLQHCECLGSNNLRCISTPCSSTEECVIRNGRLGCYSQMSTCMVTGDPHYYTFDGAVTHFQGTCSYEISQTCGNVSDNGLQFRVVASNMHRGSTVVSFVSVVDLWLTKQQEQTQITIGQNRKIKVNGNAVNSSTYQISNLAEIYQEQNFIVVNASHDLMVYFDGQFTLLVRLGPSFHGSVCGMCGNNNGDPTDDKTRPNGELAQNDIAFGNSWKSNTSGPGCGASDQPVNDNDCPFREEYSALCNIITNTSGPFQHCHFRISPESYFSSCVYDLCAYPQSLGQDLLCSAVQAYDAACTMLELMIPNWRSDLSCSRTDPCEDLHCTEDEWCGEKDGKYGCFCNENYPRQNPYSYDSIEICESSSGNMSLSRCQLFEAGFLTNNLHLHDPNCNGTIQDGRLVFHFDNDDHMCGTNLMANGTHFIYENIIQGEMDSTTGSIHRNKTLELSFSCIYKLSESFSMDREINPIQSIVHKTLPGKEGMYQIKMIPYEDSGFSHPYNGRVNIEVGEQIYIGVFVQGVDSRQLATVIDSCWATPVNQRNYTVRWDLITGMCPNPNDATVKILENGVSTTGRFSFKMFAFNDDESRIFLHCSIHLCLLRNHNCATRCFPGYHHRSGRSLGTHDSASISVGPFIRTPQKRDV
- the LOC113661809 gene encoding alpha-tectorin-like isoform X49; protein product: MRCLIPLCVLILHVGQSRSLLTAVHVTRSPSTAVDTSTTQSTGPFYPYGTGDIVNSRIDDGSSSLIVLQQPFIYFGSSYNQVFVNNNGHLTFDQAWSSYTPYQFPVNGGRDIIAPFWTDIDNRGNGVISYQQFTSGSVLTQATQDINQYFPQLSFNATWVFVATWDRVAYFSYSNTETSFQVVLISNGLSSFILMNYGVIAPTTRNVQAGYDTVDSSYYFSIPGSFQYNYQSFTYSSNVNVTGRWAFRVDQGSRGCQFNGNFVQLGAIFWTDNTCQRKCTCTRSGLQCISQPCTFAQACQPAALQYSCQNVQRQTCTISGDPHYYTFDNQIFHFQGTCTYILSEACGNSLPYYRIEGKNDHRGSAHVSWTRLVRVFVYDEILELVKDHPYEAKVNGTFTTTPFSLRNGSIQVYRSGFSIVISTAFGLVVTYDAYSYATINVPYDYQNATCGLCGNFNHQQDDFRTPSGEILSSDVGFGDSWKAVRDTDPGCQIDGCSGLACAGCTTYQSNLYSNSDHCGILVDASGPFASCHSILSPHTFLDSCVYDQCVGGGYQPILCLSISVYATQCQQRGVQLGQWRRRGFCELPCPEHSHPEFLGTSCPATCSNPSSPLNCTLPYQESCICDAGYVLSGGICVNQSNCGCTFNGLYYVEGQSVLLDNDCGRLCTCSNMVMSCQHHQCGPQEVCTINNGVRGCRPTSYATCWVDRLGSYHTFDEVDFRYQGACELILTRVNESPLPNFAVTLQRIPMGPSGFSKILRFEAGGFQISLEMREGGNIQVDGRFVALPYSVGNGQILIYHSSVNSIIMETSFGVTVRSDWSHLIRITAPNTYTGALTGLCGNFNGNVEDEFYGPGGVLLNSSQEFGDSWRTGSLSAFCVDSNVQPEENFTDHCNIMASRDGPFALCHSILDPQIWIGNCRDNLGQTHGAREAMCEALRAYAVLCQQSGVSVGEWRNITNCDFQCPAHSHYEECGTSCPAACPSLSFPFPCSRLCQEGCQCDNGLVLSGDQCVPPMGCGCFHEGRYRQSGEQFWFGQQCQFHCVCDGTSGFVNCSSSSCQDHEICHVIDGEYGCHPRPSATCSASGDPHYTTFDGHTFDFQGTCHYTLATVCNDTLGLPYFQVIARNEPWNGLSVSITVEVYVNVSGHLVHVSRDMYGTAEIDSETRNLPAVVDSGRVSVYSNGRNTFITTDFGLSVSYDGSWVVLITVPGNYSGATCGLCGNFNGDSNDDFRLQSGRLSFSAAEFGADWKVGNETRCNGCGDSCPQCQDPSRAQSLCGILTDNQGPLSFCHADVDPLAYYNDCVFDLCLSEHRNDVLCRSIETYVSACQSANVRIYPWRENTTCPIICPANSHYELCGSDCGHTCTSSINVTCERTCREGCFCNEGFVRSGNNCVPVEQCGCSYNGFYFQIGEQFWTEHCLQHCECLGSNNLRCISTPCSSTEECVIRNGRLGCYSQMSTCMVTGDPHYYTFDGAVTHFQGTCSYEISQTCGNVSDNGLQFRVVASNMHRGSTVVSFVSVVDLWLTKQQEQTQITIGQNRKIKVNGNAVNSSTYQISNLAEIYQEQNFIVVNASHDLMVYFDGQFTLLVRLGPSFHGSVCGMCGNNNGDPTDDKTRPNGELAQNDIAFGNSWKSNTSGPGCGASDQPVNDNDCPFREEYSALCNIITNTSGPFQHCHFRISPESYFSSCVYDLCAYPQSLGQDLLCSAVQAYDAACTMLELMIPNWRSDLSCSRTDPCEDLHCTEDEWCGEKDGKYGCFCNENYPRQNPYSYDSIEICESSSGNMSLSRCQLFEAGFLTNNLHLHDPNCNGTIQDGRLVFHFDNDDHMCGTNLMANGTHFIYENIIQGEMDSTTGSIHRNKTLELSFSCIYKLSESFSMDREINPIQSIVHKTLPGKEGMYQIKMIPYEDSGFSHPYNGRVNIEVGEQIYIGVFVQGVDSRQLATVIDSCWATPVNQRNYTVRWDLITGMCPNPNDATVKILENGVSTTGRFSFKMFAFNDDESRIFLHCSIHLCLLRNHNCATRCFPGYHHRSGRSLGTHDSASISVGPFIRTPQKRDV
- the LOC113661809 gene encoding alpha-tectorin-like isoform X42; this translates as MRCLIPLCVLILHVGQSRSLLTAVHVTRSPSTVYPNMTQSTVDTSTTQSTAVDTSTTQSTGPFYPYGTGDIVNSRIDDGSSSLIVLQQPFIYFGSSYNQVFVNNNGHLTFDQAWSSYTPYQFPVNGGRDIIAPFWTDIDNRGNGVISYQQFTSGSVLTQATQDINQYFPQLSFNATWVFVATWDRVAYFSYSNTETSFQVVLISNGLSSFILMNYGVIAPTTRNVQAGYDTVDSSYYFSIPGSFQYNYQSFTYSSNVNVTGRWAFRVDQGSRGCQFNGNFVQLGAIFWTDNTCQRKCTCTRSGLQCISQPCTFAQACQPAALQYSCQNVQRQTCTISGDPHYYTFDNQIFHFQGTCTYILSEACGNSLPYYRIEGKNDHRGSAHVSWTRLVRVFVYDEILELVKDHPYEAKVNGTFTTTPFSLRNGSIQVYRSGFSIVISTAFGLVVTYDAYSYATINVPYDYQNATCGLCGNFNHQQDDFRTPSGEILSSDVGFGDSWKAVRDTDPGCQIDGCSGLACAGCTTYQSNLYSNSDHCGILVDASGPFASCHSILSPHTFLDSCVYDQCVGGGYQPILCLSISVYATQCQQRGVQLGQWRRRGFCELPCPEHSHPEFLGTSCPATCSNPSSPLNCTLPYQESCICDAGYVLSGGICVNQSNCGCTFNGLYYVEGQSVLLDNDCGRLCTCSNMVMSCQHHQCGPQEVCTINNGVRGCRPTSYATCWVDRLGSYHTFDEVDFRYQGACELILTRVNESPLPNFAVTLQRIPMGPSGFSKILRFEAGGFQISLEMREGGNIQVDGRFVALPYSVGNGQILIYHSSVNSIIMETSFGVTVRSDWSHLIRITAPNTYTGALTGLCGNFNGNVEDEFYGPGGVLLNSSQEFGDSWRTGSLSAFCVDSNVQPEENFTDHCNIMASRDGPFALCHSILDPQIWIGNCRDNLGQTHGAREAMCEALRAYAVLCQQSGVSVGEWRNITNCDFQCPAHSHYEECGTSCPAACPSLSFPFPCSRLCQEGCQCDNGLVLSGDQCVPPMGCGCFHEGRYRQSGEQFWFGQQCQFHCVCDGTSGFVNCSSSSCQDHEICHVIDGEYGCHPRPSATCSASGDPHYTTFDGHTFDFQGTCHYTLATVCNDTLGLPYFQVIARNEPWNGLSVSITVEVYVNVSGHLVHVSRDMYGTAEIDSETRNLPAVVDSGRVSVYSNGRNTFITTDFGLSVSYDGSWVVLITVPGNYSGATCGLCGNFNGDSNDDFRLQSGRLSFSAAEFGADWKVGNETRCNGCGDSCPQCQDPSRAQSLCGILTDNQGPLSFCHADVDPLAYYNDCVFDLCLSEHRNDVLCRSIETYVSACQSANVRIYPWRENTTCPIICPANSHYELCGSDCGHTCTSSINVTCERTCREGCFCNEGFVRSGNNCVPVEQCGCSYNGFYFQIGEQFWTEHCLQHCECLGSNNLRCISTPCSSTEECVIRNGRLGCYSQMSTCMVTGDPHYYTFDGAVTHFQGTCSYEISQTCGNVSDNGLQFRVVASNMHRGSTVVSFVSVVDLWLTKQQEQTQITIGQNRKIKVNGNAVNSSTYQISNLAEIYQEQNFIVVNASHDLMVYFDGQFTLLVRLGPSFHGSVCGMCGNNNGDPTDDKTRPNGELAQNDIAFGNSWKSNTSGPGCGASDQPVNDNDCPFREEYSALCNIITNTSGPFQHCHFRISPESYFSSCVYDLCAYPQSLGQDLLCSAVQAYDAACTMLELMIPNWRSDLSCSRTDPCEDLHCTEDEWCGEKDGKYGCFCNENYPRQNPYSYDSIEICESSSGNMSLSRCQLFEAGFLTNNLHLHDPNCNGTIQDGRLVFHFDNDDHMCGTNLMANGTHFIYENIIQGEMDSTTGSIHRNKTLELSFSCIYKLSESFSMDREINPIQSIVHKTLPGKEGMYQIKMIPYEDSGFSHPYNGRVNIEVGEQIYIGVFVQGVDSRQLATVIDSCWATPVNQRNYTVRWDLITGMCPNPNDATVKILENGVSTTGRFSFKMFAFNDDESRIFLHCSIHLCLLRNHNCATRCFPGYHHRSGRSLGTHDSASISVGPFIRTPQKRDV
- the LOC113661809 gene encoding alpha-tectorin-like isoform X32 translates to MRCLIPLCVLILHVGQSRSLLTAVHVTRSPSTVYPNMTQSTVDTSTTQSTAEYGPSTTQSTVDTSTTQSTGPFYPYGTGDIVNSRIDDGSSSLIVLQQPFIYFGSSYNQVFVNNNGHLTFDQAWSSYTPYQFPVNGGRDIIAPFWTDIDNRGNGVISYQQFTSGSVLTQATQDINQYFPQLSFNATWVFVATWDRVAYFSYSNTETSFQVVLISNGLSSFILMNYGVIAPTTRNVQAGYDTVDSSYYFSIPGSFQYNYQSFTYSSNVNVTGRWAFRVDQGSRGCQFNGNFVQLGAIFWTDNTCQRKCTCTRSGLQCISQPCTFAQACQPAALQYSCQNVQRQTCTISGDPHYYTFDNQIFHFQGTCTYILSEACGNSLPYYRIEGKNDHRGSAHVSWTRLVRVFVYDEILELVKDHPYEAKVNGTFTTTPFSLRNGSIQVYRSGFSIVISTAFGLVVTYDAYSYATINVPYDYQNATCGLCGNFNHQQDDFRTPSGEILSSDVGFGDSWKAVRDTDPGCQIDGCSGLACAGCTTYQSNLYSNSDHCGILVDASGPFASCHSILSPHTFLDSCVYDQCVGGGYQPILCLSISVYATQCQQRGVQLGQWRRRGFCELPCPEHSHPEFLGTSCPATCSNPSSPLNCTLPYQESCICDAGYVLSGGICVNQSNCGCTFNGLYYVEGQSVLLDNDCGRLCTCSNMVMSCQHHQCGPQEVCTINNGVRGCRPTSYATCWVDRLGSYHTFDEVDFRYQGACELILTRVNESPLPNFAVTLQRIPMGPSGFSKILRFEAGGFQISLEMREGGNIQVDGRFVALPYSVGNGQILIYHSSVNSIIMETSFGVTVRSDWSHLIRITAPNTYTGALTGLCGNFNGNVEDEFYGPGGVLLNSSQEFGDSWRTGSLSAFCVDSNVQPEENFTDHCNIMASRDGPFALCHSILDPQIWIGNCRDNLGQTHGAREAMCEALRAYAVLCQQSGVSVGEWRNITNCDFQCPAHSHYEECGTSCPAACPSLSFPFPCSRLCQEGCQCDNGLVLSGDQCVPPMGCGCFHEGRYRQSGEQFWFGQQCQFHCVCDGTSGFVNCSSSSCQDHEICHVIDGEYGCHPRPSATCSASGDPHYTTFDGHTFDFQGTCHYTLATVCNDTLGLPYFQVIARNEPWNGLSVSITVEVYVNVSGHLVHVSRDMYGTAEIDSETRNLPAVVDSGRVSVYSNGRNTFITTDFGLSVSYDGSWVVLITVPGNYSGATCGLCGNFNGDSNDDFRLQSGRLSFSAAEFGADWKVGNETRCNGCGDSCPQCQDPSRAQSLCGILTDNQGPLSFCHADVDPLAYYNDCVFDLCLSEHRNDVLCRSIETYVSACQSANVRIYPWRENTTCPIICPANSHYELCGSDCGHTCTSSINVTCERTCREGCFCNEGFVRSGNNCVPVEQCGCSYNGFYFQIGEQFWTEHCLQHCECLGSNNLRCISTPCSSTEECVIRNGRLGCYSQMSTCMVTGDPHYYTFDGAVTHFQGTCSYEISQTCGNVSDNGLQFRVVASNMHRGSTVVSFVSVVDLWLTKQQEQTQITIGQNRKIKVNGNAVNSSTYQISNLAEIYQEQNFIVVNASHDLMVYFDGQFTLLVRLGPSFHGSVCGMCGNNNGDPTDDKTRPNGELAQNDIAFGNSWKSNTSGPGCGASDQPVNDNDCPFREEYSALCNIITNTSGPFQHCHFRISPESYFSSCVYDLCAYPQSLGQDLLCSAVQAYDAACTMLELMIPNWRSDLSCSRTDPCEDLHCTEDEWCGEKDGKYGCFCNENYPRQNPYSYDSIEICESSSGNMSLSRCQLFEAGFLTNNLHLHDPNCNGTIQDGRLVFHFDNDDHMCGTNLMANGTHFIYENIIQGEMDSTTGSIHRNKTLELSFSCIYKLSESFSMDREINPIQSIVHKTLPGKEGMYQIKMIPYEDSGFSHPYNGRVNIEVGEQIYIGVFVQGVDSRQLATVIDSCWATPVNQRNYTVRWDLITGMCPNPNDATVKILENGVSTTGRFSFKMFAFNDDESRIFLHCSIHLCLLRNHNCATRCFPGYHHRSGRSLGTHDSASISVGPFIRTPQKRDV